Proteins co-encoded in one Corynebacterium tuberculostearicum genomic window:
- a CDS encoding IS3 family transposase (programmed frameshift), which produces MFIVSQQRKKYTPEYRREAANLVIESQRPIAHVAKEIGVSAGLLGRWVKLERERRGASDGMSESDLRAENTRLRRELAEAKMDNEFLFKSDSLLRRKATRAEKFELMQQEKANYSIKRMARLLKVSRSGYYKWAYAQQKRLSGEDDRVAFYDDVDRKIHQIWSDSDEVYGAPRITAALTERYHIVINRKTAAKRMRILGIEGISPRAFVPVTTIQAKRKSTLPDLVKRMFDTGELNRVWMSDITYLRTGEGWLYLCAVRDGHSRRVLGWAMDSVQDTSLVERALQMAHTLRGDVPDGLVFHADRGTQFTSEKRWEVCRNLGIAQSVGRTGVCFDNAMAESFWSTLKNEFYDRKRWPTRDAARKAVAYWMEVVYNRRRRHSALGMVSPVDFENHIGLTTSKKEIAA; this is translated from the exons ATGTTCATTGTGAGTCAACAGCGCAAGAAATACACGCCGGAGTACCGGCGTGAAGCCGCGAACCTAGTAATCGAGTCGCAGCGACCGATCGCCCATGTAGCTAAGGAAATCGGTGTTTCCGCCGGGCTTTTAGGCCGGTGGGTCAAACTCGAACGTGAACGCCGAGGAGCATCAGATGGGATGAGTGAGTCTGATCTTCGTGCTGAGAATACTCGCCTGCGCCGAGAGCTGGCTGAGGCCAAGATGGATAACGAGTTTTTGT TCAAAAGCGACAGCCTTCTTCGCCGCAAAGCAACGCGAGCAGAAAAGTTCGAATTGATGCAGCAGGAGAAGGCGAACTACAGCATCAAGCGCATGGCACGGCTATTAAAAGTGTCTCGGTCTGGATATTACAAATGGGCCTATGCGCAGCAGAAACGGCTATCCGGCGAAGATGATCGTGTTGCATTTTACGATGATGTTGACCGTAAGATTCATCAGATTTGGTCGGACTCCGATGAAGTTTATGGTGCTCCGCGGATCACCGCAGCACTTACCGAGCGCTACCACATTGTGATTAACCGTAAGACTGCGGCTAAGCGGATGCGCATTTTGGGCATCGAAGGGATTTCACCGCGGGCCTTTGTCCCGGTGACTACAATTCAAGCCAAGCGTAAGTCCACACTTCCTGACTTGGTCAAGCGCATGTTTGATACTGGTGAGCTCAACCGAGTGTGGATGTCAGATATTACTTACCTGCGCACCGGTGAAGGCTGGCTGTATTTGTGCGCGGTCCGCGACGGCCATTCCCGCAGAGTGCTGGGCTGGGCTATGGATAGCGTTCAAGACACAAGTTTGGTCGAACGGGCCCTGCAGATGGCGCATACACTACGCGGTGACGTTCCTGATGGGCTGGTGTTTCACGCTGACCGCGGAACGCAATTTACCAGCGAGAAGCGATGGGAAGTGTGCCGCAACCTGGGCATTGCCCAGTCTGTGGGGCGTACGGGCGTGTGCTTCGATAACGCGATGGCTGAGTCATTCTGGTCGACGCTAAAGAATGAATTCTACGACCGTAAGCGATGGCCTACCCGTGATGCTGCACGCAAAGCCGTTGCCTACTGGATGGAAGTCGTCTACAACCGCCGGCGCCGGCACTCTGCACTCGGAATGGTCAGCCCCGTCGACTTCGAAAACCACATTGGTCTAACCACCAGTAAAAAAGAAATAGCTGCCTAA